A stretch of Stegostoma tigrinum isolate sSteTig4 chromosome 23, sSteTig4.hap1, whole genome shotgun sequence DNA encodes these proteins:
- the slc25a17l gene encoding peroxisomal membrane protein PMP34 isoform X2 — protein MGSVTATTTFFPLDTVRIRLQVDEKRKSSSTPVILAEIVKEEGLSALYRGWFPVISSVCCSNFVYFYTFNSLKSMLVKGNARATPGKDLLMGCIAGAINVFLTTPMWVVNTRLKLQGAKFRKEDIHKTDYKGILDAFQQIITNEGVGTLWNGILPSLILVCNPGIQFMFYEGLKRKAGKAGRQIPSWEIFMIGAIAKAIATTVTYPLQIVQAILRFEPKKRKSQSTFQESARVVFALISERLKKGGFSGLYKGLEAKLLQTVFTAALMFLVYERIAGITFKIMGLSKTAKH, from the exons ATG gGTAGTGTGACTGCTACAACAACATTTTTCCCTTTGGATACTGTGAGGATACGACTTCAAG TTGATGAAAAACGtaaatccagctccacacctgtgATATTGGCAGAAATTGTGAAAGAGGAAGGCTT ATCAGCTCTATATCGTGGATGGTTCCCTGTTATTTCTAGTGTTTGCTGTTCAAACTTTGTTTATTTCTACACATTCAACAGCCTGAAGTCGATGCTGGTAAAGGGTAATGCTAGGGCCACGCCAGGCAAAGATCTGCTGATGGGTTgcattgcag GTGCTATTAATGTTTTCCTAACAACGCCAATGTGGGTAGTCAACACAAGATTGAAGCTGCAAGGAGCAAAGTTTAGAAAGGAGGATATCCATAAGACTGACTACAAAGGTATTCTCG aTGCTTTCCAACAGATCATCACCAATGAAGGTGTGGGaactctctggaatgggatcctACCATCTCTTATCTTGGTCTGTAATCCTGGAATCCAGTTCATGTTTTATGAGGGTTTAAAACGGAAAGCAGGCAAAGCAGGGAGACAG ATACCATCCTGGGAAATATTTATGATTGGAGCCATAGCGAAAGCGATTGCCACAACAGTGACCTACCCTTTGCAAATTGTGCAGGCTATACTACGG TTTGAACCAAAGAAAAGGAAGTCGCAAAGTACATTTCAGGAGAGTGCCCGTGTGGTTTTTGCTCTGATATCTGAAAGACTTAA AAAAGGTGGTTTCTCAGGACTTTACAAGGGTCTTGAAGCCAAACTACTTCAAACTGTTTTTACTGCCGCTCTCATGTTCCTGGTCTACGAGAGGATTGCAGGGATTACCTTCAAAATCATGGGATTATCTAAAACAGCCAAACATTAA
- the slc25a17l gene encoding peroxisomal membrane protein PMP34 isoform X4 — protein MKGSASSSLASYETLVHAVAGMVGSVTATTTFFPLDTVRIRLQVDEKRKSSSTPVILAEIVKEEGLSALYRGWFPVISSVCCSNFVYFYTFNSLKSMLVKGNARATPGKDLLMGCIADAFQQIITNEGVGTLWNGILPSLILVCNPGIQFMFYEGLKRKAGKAGRQIPSWEIFMIGAIAKAIATTVTYPLQIVQAILRFEPKKRKSQSTFQESARVVFALISERLKKGGFSGLYKGLEAKLLQTVFTAALMFLVYERIAGITFKIMGLSKTAKH, from the exons ATGAAGGGCTCTGCCAGCTCTTCTCTTGCTTCCTACGAGACACTTGTGCACGCAGTGGCTGGGATGGTG gGTAGTGTGACTGCTACAACAACATTTTTCCCTTTGGATACTGTGAGGATACGACTTCAAG TTGATGAAAAACGtaaatccagctccacacctgtgATATTGGCAGAAATTGTGAAAGAGGAAGGCTT ATCAGCTCTATATCGTGGATGGTTCCCTGTTATTTCTAGTGTTTGCTGTTCAAACTTTGTTTATTTCTACACATTCAACAGCCTGAAGTCGATGCTGGTAAAGGGTAATGCTAGGGCCACGCCAGGCAAAGATCTGCTGATGGGTTgcattgcag aTGCTTTCCAACAGATCATCACCAATGAAGGTGTGGGaactctctggaatgggatcctACCATCTCTTATCTTGGTCTGTAATCCTGGAATCCAGTTCATGTTTTATGAGGGTTTAAAACGGAAAGCAGGCAAAGCAGGGAGACAG ATACCATCCTGGGAAATATTTATGATTGGAGCCATAGCGAAAGCGATTGCCACAACAGTGACCTACCCTTTGCAAATTGTGCAGGCTATACTACGG TTTGAACCAAAGAAAAGGAAGTCGCAAAGTACATTTCAGGAGAGTGCCCGTGTGGTTTTTGCTCTGATATCTGAAAGACTTAA AAAAGGTGGTTTCTCAGGACTTTACAAGGGTCTTGAAGCCAAACTACTTCAAACTGTTTTTACTGCCGCTCTCATGTTCCTGGTCTACGAGAGGATTGCAGGGATTACCTTCAAAATCATGGGATTATCTAAAACAGCCAAACATTAA
- the slc25a17l gene encoding peroxisomal membrane protein PMP34 isoform X1, producing the protein MKGSASSSLASYETLVHAVAGMVGSVTATTTFFPLDTVRIRLQVDEKRKSSSTPVILAEIVKEEGLSALYRGWFPVISSVCCSNFVYFYTFNSLKSMLVKGNARATPGKDLLMGCIAGAINVFLTTPMWVVNTRLKLQGAKFRKEDIHKTDYKGILDAFQQIITNEGVGTLWNGILPSLILVCNPGIQFMFYEGLKRKAGKAGRQIPSWEIFMIGAIAKAIATTVTYPLQIVQAILRFEPKKRKSQSTFQESARVVFALISERLKKGGFSGLYKGLEAKLLQTVFTAALMFLVYERIAGITFKIMGLSKTAKH; encoded by the exons ATGAAGGGCTCTGCCAGCTCTTCTCTTGCTTCCTACGAGACACTTGTGCACGCAGTGGCTGGGATGGTG gGTAGTGTGACTGCTACAACAACATTTTTCCCTTTGGATACTGTGAGGATACGACTTCAAG TTGATGAAAAACGtaaatccagctccacacctgtgATATTGGCAGAAATTGTGAAAGAGGAAGGCTT ATCAGCTCTATATCGTGGATGGTTCCCTGTTATTTCTAGTGTTTGCTGTTCAAACTTTGTTTATTTCTACACATTCAACAGCCTGAAGTCGATGCTGGTAAAGGGTAATGCTAGGGCCACGCCAGGCAAAGATCTGCTGATGGGTTgcattgcag GTGCTATTAATGTTTTCCTAACAACGCCAATGTGGGTAGTCAACACAAGATTGAAGCTGCAAGGAGCAAAGTTTAGAAAGGAGGATATCCATAAGACTGACTACAAAGGTATTCTCG aTGCTTTCCAACAGATCATCACCAATGAAGGTGTGGGaactctctggaatgggatcctACCATCTCTTATCTTGGTCTGTAATCCTGGAATCCAGTTCATGTTTTATGAGGGTTTAAAACGGAAAGCAGGCAAAGCAGGGAGACAG ATACCATCCTGGGAAATATTTATGATTGGAGCCATAGCGAAAGCGATTGCCACAACAGTGACCTACCCTTTGCAAATTGTGCAGGCTATACTACGG TTTGAACCAAAGAAAAGGAAGTCGCAAAGTACATTTCAGGAGAGTGCCCGTGTGGTTTTTGCTCTGATATCTGAAAGACTTAA AAAAGGTGGTTTCTCAGGACTTTACAAGGGTCTTGAAGCCAAACTACTTCAAACTGTTTTTACTGCCGCTCTCATGTTCCTGGTCTACGAGAGGATTGCAGGGATTACCTTCAAAATCATGGGATTATCTAAAACAGCCAAACATTAA
- the slc25a17l gene encoding peroxisomal membrane protein PMP34 isoform X3 → MKGSASSSLASYETLVHAVAGMVGSVTATTTFFPLDTVRIRLQVDEKRKSSSTPVILAEIVKEEGLSALYRGWFPVISSVCCSNFVYFYTFNSLKSMLVKGNARATPGKDLLMGCIAGAINVFLTTPMWVVNTRLKLQGAKFRKEDIHKTDYKGILDAFQQIITNEGVGTLWNGILPSLILVCNPGIQFMFYEGLKRKAGKAGRQFEPKKRKSQSTFQESARVVFALISERLKKGGFSGLYKGLEAKLLQTVFTAALMFLVYERIAGITFKIMGLSKTAKH, encoded by the exons ATGAAGGGCTCTGCCAGCTCTTCTCTTGCTTCCTACGAGACACTTGTGCACGCAGTGGCTGGGATGGTG gGTAGTGTGACTGCTACAACAACATTTTTCCCTTTGGATACTGTGAGGATACGACTTCAAG TTGATGAAAAACGtaaatccagctccacacctgtgATATTGGCAGAAATTGTGAAAGAGGAAGGCTT ATCAGCTCTATATCGTGGATGGTTCCCTGTTATTTCTAGTGTTTGCTGTTCAAACTTTGTTTATTTCTACACATTCAACAGCCTGAAGTCGATGCTGGTAAAGGGTAATGCTAGGGCCACGCCAGGCAAAGATCTGCTGATGGGTTgcattgcag GTGCTATTAATGTTTTCCTAACAACGCCAATGTGGGTAGTCAACACAAGATTGAAGCTGCAAGGAGCAAAGTTTAGAAAGGAGGATATCCATAAGACTGACTACAAAGGTATTCTCG aTGCTTTCCAACAGATCATCACCAATGAAGGTGTGGGaactctctggaatgggatcctACCATCTCTTATCTTGGTCTGTAATCCTGGAATCCAGTTCATGTTTTATGAGGGTTTAAAACGGAAAGCAGGCAAAGCAGGGAGACAG TTTGAACCAAAGAAAAGGAAGTCGCAAAGTACATTTCAGGAGAGTGCCCGTGTGGTTTTTGCTCTGATATCTGAAAGACTTAA AAAAGGTGGTTTCTCAGGACTTTACAAGGGTCTTGAAGCCAAACTACTTCAAACTGTTTTTACTGCCGCTCTCATGTTCCTGGTCTACGAGAGGATTGCAGGGATTACCTTCAAAATCATGGGATTATCTAAAACAGCCAAACATTAA
- the anks4b gene encoding ankyrin repeat and SAM domain-containing protein 4B isoform X2 produces the protein MTERYHKAARDGYLGPLKEATKRDLNSPDEDGMTPTLWAAYHGHLEALQLICSRGGDPDICDIWGNTPLHHASTNGHLHIVTFLVNFGANIWALDNDFHSAMDAAASKDRMECVRFLDTAATKHITMNPKQVARLKEKAVKDSEKQIKLCEKRKKKHQNRMNKKYSREMEAQSEGAASSVQQGTISSVSNLSTVSEPQHKGTISSIIKGSLQKRLKKKDNSKSFTQQQLEKDVIFVKQERDIGIRANVLDVFNEGDEENAASSDLKSSDYDNNFGHESLFNRPGLGNMLFRRNFVLGLNVEEEMFSSNEVEDIGSKLRSIVLKPKEMSPDLEAFSEEEEDDLPWNEDDIGLDDDEPETTPLETFLACQNMTEFIPFLAREQIDLDSLMLCTDGDLKSISLPLGPRKKIISAVERRKLVLETPNKLVDTVL, from the exons ATGACTGAGAGGTACCACAAAGCGGCCAGGGATGGCTACCTCGGTCCCCTGAAGGAGGCCACAAAGAGGGATCTGAACAGTCCCGATGAGGACGGAATGACCCCGACGCTTTGGGCGGCATATCACGGCCATTTGGAGGCTCTGCAGCTCATCTGCAGCAGAGG TGGCGATCCTGATATCTGTGATATCTGGGGCAATACACCTCTGCACCACGCTTCAACCAATGGCCACCTTCACATTGTCACTTTCTTGGTTAACTTTGGTGCAAATATTTGGGCTTTGGACAATGATTTCCATTCTGCCATGGATGCTGCTGCCAGTAAGGATCGAATGGAATGTGTCCGCTTCCTGGACACAGCTGCCACCAAGCACATCACCATGAATCCGAAACAGGTGGCCAGGCTAAAAGAAAAGGCAGTAaaggacagtgagaaacaaaTCAAACTGTGTGAAAAACGCAAGAAAAAGCACCAAAATCGGATGAACAAGAAGTATAGCCGGGAGATGGAAGCCCAAAGTGAAGGTGCTGCTTCTTCAGTACAGCAAGGAACTATATCCAGTGTCAGCAACCTCTCTACAGTAAGTGAACCACAACACAAAGGTACCATTTCTTCCATTATCAAAGGATCTCTGCAGAAGAGACTTAAGAAGAAGGATAACAGCAAAAGCTTCACTCAGCAGCAACTAGAAAAGGATGTCATTTTTGTAAAGCAAGAACGAGACATTGGGATTCGGGCCAATGTACTGGATGTGTTTAATGAAGGAGATGAAGAGAATGCAGCTTCTTCTGATTTGAAATCCTCTGACTATGATAACAACTTCGGTCATGAGTCTCTCTTCAATCGACCAGGATTGGGAAATATGCTCTTCAGGCGGAATTTTGTTCTGGGTTTAAACGTGGAAGAGGAAATGTTCAGCAGTAATGAAGTAGAAGACATTGGTTCCAAATTGCGCAGCATAGTGTTGAAGCCCAAGGAAATGTCTCCAGATCTTGAAGCTTTCAGTGAAGAAGAGGAAGATGATTTGCCCTGGAACGAAGATGATATCGGTCTGGATGATGATGAGCCTGAGACGACACCACTTGAAACCTTCTTGGCCTGTCAGAATATGACAGAGTTCATCCCTTTCCTGGCAAGAGAGCAGATTGACCTGGACTCCCTCATGCTGTGCACTGATGGCGATCTGAAAAGTATCAGTCTGCCGCTCGGACCACGGAAAAAGATTATTTCTGCTGTAGAAAGAAGAAAGTTAGTTTTGGAAACACCAAACAAACTAGTGGATACTGTATTGTAA
- the anks4b gene encoding ankyrin repeat and SAM domain-containing protein 4B isoform X1: MTERYHKAARDGYLGPLKEATKRDLNSPDEDGMTPTLWAAYHGHLEALQLICSRGGDPDICDIWGNTPLHHASTNGHLHIVTFLVNFGANIWALDNDFHSAMDAAASKDRMECVRFLDTAATKHITMNPKQVARLKEKAVKDSEKQIKLCEKRKKKHQNRMNKKYSREMEAQSEGAASSVQQGTISSVSNLSTVSEPQHKGTISSIIKGSLQKRLKKKDNSKSFTQQQLEKDVIFVKQERDIGIRANVLDVFNEGDEENAASSDLKSSDYDNNFGHESLFNRPGLGNMLFRRNFVLGLNVEEEMFSSNEVEDIGSKLRSIVLKPKEMSPDLEAFSEEEEDDLPWNEDDIGLDDDEPETTPLETFLACQNMTEFIPFLAREQIDLDSLMLCTDGDLKSISLPLGPRKKIISAVERRKLVLETPNKLVDTVL, encoded by the exons ATGACTGAGAGGTACCACAAAGCGGCCAGGGATGGCTACCTCGGTCCCCTGAAGGAGGCCACAAAGAGGGATCTGAACAGTCCCGATGAGGACGGAATGACCCCGACGCTTTGGGCGGCATATCACGGCCATTTGGAGGCTCTGCAGCTCATCTGCAGCAGAGG TGGCGATCCTGATATCTGTGATATCTGGGGCAATACACCTCTGCACCACGCTTCAACCAATGGCCACCTTCACATTGTCACTTTCTTGGTTAACTTTGGTGCAAATATTTGGGCTTTGGACAATGATTTCCATTCTGCCATGGATGCTGCTGCCAGTAAGGATCGAATGGAATGTGTCCGCTTCCTGGACACAGCTGCCACCAAGCACATCACCATGAATCCGAAACAGGTGGCCAGGCTAAAAGAAAAGGCAGTAaaggacagtgagaaacaaaTCAAACTGTGTGAAAAACGCAAGAAAAAGCACCAAAATCGGATGAACAAGAAGTATAGCCGGGAGATGGAAGCCCAAAGTGAAGGTGCTGCTTCTTCAGTACAGCAAGGAACTATATCCAGTGTCAGCAACCTCTCTACAGTAAGTGAACCACAACACAAAGGTACCATTTCTTCCATTATCAAAGGATCTCTGCAGAAGAGACTTAAGAAGAAGGATAACAGCAAAAGCTTCACTCAGCAGCAACTAGAAAAGGATGTCATTTTTGTAAAGCAAGAACGAGACATTGGGATTCGGGCCAATGTACTGGATGTGTTTAATGAAGGAGATGAAGAGAATGCAGCTTCTTCTGATTTGAAATCCTCTGACTATGATAACAACTTCGGTCATGAGTCTCTCTTCAATCGACCAGGATTGGGAAATATGCTCTTCAGGCGGAATTTTGTTCTGGGTTTAAACGTGGAAGAGGAAATGTTCAGCAGTAATGAAGTAGAAGACATTGGTTCCAAATTGCGCAGCATAGTGTTGAAGCCCAAGGAAATGTCTCCAGATCTTGAAGCTTTCAGTGAAGAAGAGGAAGATGATTTGCCCTGGAACGAAGATGATATCGGTCTGGATGATGATGAGCCTGAGACGACACCACTTGAAACCTTCTTGGCCTGTCAGAATATGACAGAGTTCATCCCTTTCCTGGCAAGAGAGCAGATTGACCTGGACTCCCTCATGCTGTGCACTGATGGCGATCTGAAAAGTATCAGTCTGCCGCTCGGACCACGGAAAAAGATTATTTCTGCTGTAGAAAGAAGAAAGTTAGTTTTGGAAACACCAAACAAACTAGTGGATACTGTATT